The Faecalibacterium prausnitzii genome includes a window with the following:
- a CDS encoding efflux RND transporter permease subunit produces MKKIAQGIVRLRKLILTVAILLLIPSAIGAVATRINYDVLTYLPQELDSMIGERALEDDFHLASTGMITVEGLPTNELIAMKKDIDAVPGVTQTFWLSDVIDPSIPTEMLPADIQQFMFGKNDSTMLIVRFDGPSASDETMNAVKEIKKVLRKDTFFGGMSVILQDTKALINEEMPLYILCAVGASMLVLFLSLESTITPVLFMLGLLFPIVYNFGTNIFLGQISYITQALSTVLQLGVTMDFSIFLLHRYQEEKELRSSNEEAMVSAICKTMTSISASSLTTIAGFLALCAMRLTLGRDIGIVMAKGVALGVICTVVILPALILTFDKWVEKYKHRTIIPQLTRTSYFVSKHAAPIVAVFLVLLVPFVAAQQKTEVYYTLFDSLPQDLTGIVGTNKLGEDFGMTTSHFILVHDDLTATQVSDLCDELKDVDGITQVISLDSVTGPGFDTGLLPDSVTEILQSGGYKLILANSSYKTGTNAINNQLDEMNAAIKAVDPEGVITGEGAMTKDLIEVADVDFKNVNVWSILAVAAIILISFRSLSIPVLLVASIEAAISINMGIPYFTGTQLPFIASIVIGTIQLGATVDYSILMTTRYHEERSYGRTPKEAAQQSLEHCSQSILTSGLTFFAATVGVAAISKMELLKSICLLISRGALISMAVILIVLPAALMLLDWIIRHTTLHWLVPEPASKSEKE; encoded by the coding sequence ATGAAAAAGATCGCACAGGGCATTGTGCGTCTGCGCAAACTGATCTTAACAGTAGCCATCCTGCTGTTGATCCCTTCCGCGATAGGCGCCGTTGCCACCCGCATCAACTACGACGTCCTCACCTATCTGCCGCAGGAGCTTGACTCCATGATCGGCGAACGGGCATTGGAGGACGACTTCCATCTGGCCTCCACCGGTATGATCACGGTCGAGGGCCTGCCCACGAACGAGCTCATCGCCATGAAGAAGGACATCGACGCCGTGCCCGGTGTCACCCAGACCTTCTGGCTGAGCGATGTGATCGACCCCAGCATCCCTACTGAGATGCTCCCGGCGGACATCCAGCAGTTCATGTTCGGCAAAAATGATTCCACCATGCTCATCGTCCGGTTCGACGGCCCCAGCGCCAGCGACGAGACGATGAACGCGGTCAAGGAGATCAAGAAGGTGCTCCGGAAGGATACCTTCTTTGGCGGCATGAGCGTCATCCTGCAGGACACCAAGGCCCTGATCAATGAAGAGATGCCGCTGTATATCCTGTGCGCTGTGGGCGCCAGTATGCTGGTGCTGTTCCTCTCGCTGGAGAGCACCATCACCCCGGTGCTGTTCATGCTGGGCCTGCTGTTCCCCATCGTGTACAACTTTGGCACGAACATCTTCCTCGGCCAGATCAGCTACATCACCCAGGCGCTGTCCACCGTGCTGCAGCTGGGCGTCACGATGGACTTCTCCATCTTCCTGCTGCACCGCTATCAGGAGGAAAAAGAGCTTCGCTCCTCCAATGAGGAAGCCATGGTCAGCGCCATCTGCAAGACCATGACCTCCATTTCCGCTTCGTCGCTGACCACCATCGCAGGCTTCCTGGCCCTGTGTGCCATGCGCCTGACGCTGGGCCGCGACATCGGCATCGTCATGGCAAAAGGCGTGGCGCTGGGCGTTATCTGCACCGTCGTCATCCTGCCGGCGCTGATCCTGACCTTTGATAAGTGGGTCGAGAAATACAAGCACCGCACCATCATCCCGCAGCTGACCAGGACCAGCTACTTCGTTTCCAAACATGCAGCCCCCATTGTGGCGGTCTTCCTCGTGCTGCTGGTGCCCTTTGTGGCGGCACAGCAGAAGACCGAAGTCTACTACACCCTGTTCGATTCGCTGCCCCAGGACCTGACCGGCATCGTCGGCACCAACAAGCTGGGCGAGGATTTCGGCATGACCACCTCGCACTTCATTCTGGTGCATGACGACCTGACCGCCACCCAGGTCTCCGACCTGTGCGACGAACTCAAGGACGTGGACGGCATCACTCAGGTCATCAGCCTGGATTCCGTCACCGGCCCCGGCTTTGATACCGGCCTGCTGCCCGACAGCGTGACCGAGATCCTGCAATCCGGCGGGTACAAGCTCATCCTCGCCAACAGTTCCTATAAGACCGGCACCAACGCCATCAACAACCAGCTGGACGAGATGAACGCCGCCATCAAAGCGGTGGACCCCGAAGGCGTCATCACCGGCGAGGGTGCCATGACCAAAGACCTGATCGAGGTCGCGGATGTGGACTTCAAGAACGTCAACGTCTGGTCCATTCTGGCCGTTGCCGCCATCATCTTGATCTCTTTCCGCAGCCTGTCCATCCCGGTGCTGCTGGTGGCCAGCATTGAAGCTGCCATCTCCATCAACATGGGCATCCCGTACTTCACCGGCACCCAGCTGCCGTTCATCGCCAGCATCGTCATCGGCACCATCCAGCTGGGCGCAACCGTGGACTACTCCATCCTGATGACCACCCGTTACCACGAGGAGCGCAGCTACGGCCGCACCCCGAAGGAAGCAGCCCAGCAGTCGCTGGAGCATTGCAGCCAGTCCATCCTGACCAGCGGCCTGACCTTCTTCGCCGCCACCGTCGGTGTGGCAGCCATCAGCAAGATGGAGCTGCTGAAGAGCATCTGCCTGCTCATCTCCCGCGGCGCACTCATCAGCATGGCTGTCATCCTGATCGTCCTGCCCGCTGCCCTGATGCTGCTGGACTGGATCATCCGCCACACCACCCTGCACTGGCTGGTCCCTGAACCCGCCTCGAAATCTGAAAAGGAGTAA
- a CDS encoding type I phosphomannose isomerase catalytic subunit, translated as MAILKLQPACRETIWGGQRLRKDYHMQYEGANIAEAWMLSCHPSAPSMIENGTYSGKTLQQYLDAEGPQVLGSFGMLFHPFPILIKLIDAAQPLSIQVHPSNFYAINREHQYGKTEMWYVVDAEPGAFLYYGFRQQITREEFARRIEDNTLPEVLNAVPVCKGDCFYIPSGTVHAIGKGILIAEVQQNSDVTYRVYDYDRRDATGKPRQLHTEQAEDVAKRTPPRDDYNFGGHLIRCEYFTVDRMTGSFTDVCDDESFTSLVILDGNGTLIGENEKMPLQKGDSFFLPANSGSYRVEGNTVILKTRVGTI; from the coding sequence ATGGCTATACTGAAATTACAGCCCGCCTGTCGCGAAACGATCTGGGGCGGACAGCGTCTGCGAAAAGATTATCATATGCAGTACGAAGGTGCTAACATTGCGGAGGCGTGGATGTTATCCTGTCATCCGTCTGCTCCCAGCATGATTGAAAACGGAACCTATTCCGGCAAAACGCTGCAGCAGTATCTGGATGCGGAAGGTCCGCAGGTACTGGGCAGCTTTGGAATGCTTTTTCATCCTTTCCCGATTCTGATTAAACTGATTGATGCAGCACAGCCGCTGTCCATTCAGGTACATCCCTCCAACTTCTATGCTATAAACCGCGAACATCAGTATGGTAAAACAGAGATGTGGTATGTTGTGGATGCCGAGCCGGGAGCATTTTTATACTATGGATTCCGGCAGCAAATCACCCGGGAGGAATTTGCCAGGCGAATCGAAGATAATACGCTGCCTGAGGTGCTGAATGCAGTACCTGTATGCAAAGGAGATTGCTTCTATATCCCATCCGGCACAGTCCATGCTATCGGAAAAGGGATCCTGATTGCCGAAGTCCAGCAGAATTCGGATGTGACCTACCGCGTTTACGATTATGATCGCAGGGATGCCACCGGCAAACCGCGTCAGCTGCACACAGAACAAGCGGAGGATGTTGCAAAGCGGACACCGCCGCGTGACGATTATAATTTTGGTGGGCATCTGATCCGGTGCGAGTACTTTACGGTAGACCGCATGACCGGTAGTTTTACTGATGTATGTGATGACGAGTCGTTCACCTCACTGGTGATACTGGACGGAAATGGTACTCTGATCGGAGAAAACGAGAAGATGCCGCTGCAAAAAGGGGATAGCTTTTTTCTGCCCGCAAACAGTGGTTCCTATCGCGTGGAGGGAAACACCGTGATTCTAAAGACCCGCGTTGGTACTATCTGA
- a CDS encoding BglG family transcription antiterminator, which translates to MLGAKERALLLALSETEYCTSGTLAKALGVSSKTAQGMVKDLREKLQENGADILARTRHGYLLQVNDRALFETLSSGENAAAHFIPSGSEERVRYLLVLLLGQVDYVKLDDVSEELYVSKYTISGDLHQVEEELAKYHLSILRRPNYGIRVTGREIDIRNCTAHVLANYNNMMPDGGAGYRNMAQRISQCLMSAMHKHALHFSEINFRNLVNTIFATIHRALQHAFIPLLEEDSAPDINENVYAAAHYLAELLEAQFDIRLPEPEVLFLALNIAGKCNYSSADREDENVVIAPEIMALVDDMLESIYESFKLDYSTNFLLRMNLGQHLVAMDIRLRYGMPIENPLLCEVQKHYSLAYALAEQAAIPLHRHYGRNVSEDEIGFLAYIFQLTLEQERKGFEKKNVLVVCSSGGASSRLIAYRFEEEFSKYLDNIEVCDVFHLEQYDFSKIDYIFSTVPIHQKVNVPIIRVEDFLNQSSMRVVQSILEGSSADFLSAYYRPELFFPHVEGRTKEEAIFNLCTQIDRVMPLPQGFYSAVLKREELARTDFCPLVAFPHAYKVLSENTFVAVGILDEPIRWVENDVQVLLLISIADGEHPELQKFYLSITSFMQDTARVKSLIQCRDYPWFMRLLCGENGGSRENKTQKQNSKTQKEYESL; encoded by the coding sequence ATGTTAGGAGCGAAGGAGCGGGCACTGTTGCTGGCCCTTTCTGAGACAGAATATTGCACTTCCGGCACATTGGCAAAAGCGCTGGGAGTGAGCTCCAAGACAGCGCAGGGCATGGTAAAGGATTTGCGCGAAAAGCTGCAGGAAAATGGTGCGGACATTCTGGCTCGCACCCGCCATGGCTATCTTCTGCAGGTGAATGACCGTGCTCTGTTTGAGACCCTGAGCAGCGGAGAAAATGCTGCCGCACACTTTATTCCTTCCGGCAGCGAGGAACGGGTACGTTACCTGCTGGTGCTGTTGCTCGGTCAAGTAGACTATGTAAAGCTGGATGATGTAAGCGAGGAGTTATACGTCAGCAAGTATACCATTTCCGGTGACCTGCATCAGGTAGAGGAAGAACTGGCCAAGTATCATCTGTCGATCCTGCGGCGTCCGAATTATGGCATTCGCGTTACTGGCAGAGAGATCGATATCCGCAACTGCACGGCACACGTGTTGGCCAATTACAACAATATGATGCCGGACGGCGGTGCAGGCTATCGCAATATGGCACAGCGCATATCGCAGTGTCTGATGAGTGCTATGCACAAACACGCACTGCATTTTTCCGAGATCAACTTCCGCAATCTGGTCAACACCATTTTTGCAACCATTCACCGCGCATTACAGCACGCATTTATTCCACTGCTGGAAGAGGACAGCGCACCGGACATCAACGAGAATGTGTATGCTGCCGCCCACTATCTGGCTGAGTTGCTGGAAGCACAGTTCGATATTCGTCTTCCGGAGCCGGAGGTGCTGTTTCTGGCCTTGAATATTGCCGGCAAATGCAACTACAGCAGCGCAGACCGCGAAGATGAAAACGTGGTCATCGCTCCGGAGATCATGGCGCTGGTGGACGATATGCTGGAATCCATCTACGAAAGCTTCAAGCTGGATTACAGCACAAACTTTCTGCTGCGCATGAATCTGGGACAGCATCTGGTCGCAATGGATATTCGTCTGCGCTATGGAATGCCCATTGAAAACCCACTGCTATGCGAGGTGCAAAAGCATTATTCCCTGGCGTATGCACTGGCCGAACAGGCAGCGATCCCATTGCATCGGCACTATGGACGGAACGTCTCGGAGGACGAAATCGGGTTTCTGGCCTATATTTTCCAACTCACACTGGAGCAGGAACGGAAGGGCTTTGAAAAAAAGAACGTTCTGGTAGTGTGCTCTTCCGGTGGGGCAAGCTCCCGCCTGATTGCCTATCGGTTCGAGGAAGAGTTTTCCAAGTATCTGGACAACATCGAAGTATGCGACGTTTTTCATCTGGAACAATATGATTTTTCCAAGATCGATTACATCTTTTCCACAGTGCCCATCCACCAGAAGGTGAATGTTCCCATTATCCGGGTAGAGGATTTTCTCAACCAGTCCAGTATGCGGGTCGTACAGAGCATTCTGGAAGGCAGCTCAGCAGATTTTCTGTCCGCATATTATCGGCCGGAGCTGTTTTTCCCCCATGTGGAAGGCCGTACTAAGGAAGAAGCCATCTTTAATCTATGTACGCAGATCGACCGGGTAATGCCGCTGCCGCAGGGTTTCTATTCGGCGGTACTTAAGCGCGAAGAACTTGCCCGCACGGATTTCTGCCCGCTTGTGGCATTCCCGCACGCGTACAAGGTATTAAGTGAAAATACCTTTGTGGCTGTAGGCATTCTGGACGAACCCATTCGCTGGGTAGAAAACGATGTACAGGTGCTGCTGCTTATCTCTATCGCAGATGGGGAGCACCCTGAGCTTCAGAAGTTCTATCTGTCCATTACCTCCTTCATGCAGGATACCGCCCGTGTGAAAAGCCTGATCCAATGCCGGGATTACCCTTGGTTCATGCGGCTTCTGTGTGGGGAAAACGGTGGAAGCAGAGAGAATAAAACTCAAAAACAAAACAGCAAGACTCAAAAGGAGTATGAATCGTTATGA
- a CDS encoding TetR/AcrR family transcriptional regulator, with amino-acid sequence MNTVEGKKQEKRRALLDAAYELFLERGASKTSVEDITSRAKVGKGTFYLYFADKGAVTQALLARVSYQLLDDAVTACERTSAPMDFPDKMIFVIDHIIEALRNDTLMLRFLERSFVWPGLDKIEASGEAEPLMCKLLHAIMSSPEMAGLTEREVYQRITALGSMCMSVCYSSILEGKPDHIDAMKPVLYNIIRKALQ; translated from the coding sequence ATGAATACCGTGGAAGGCAAAAAGCAGGAAAAGCGCCGGGCGCTTCTGGATGCAGCATACGAGCTGTTCCTGGAGCGGGGCGCATCCAAGACCAGCGTGGAGGATATCACCTCCCGCGCCAAGGTGGGCAAAGGCACCTTCTATCTCTATTTTGCCGACAAAGGTGCTGTGACCCAGGCGCTTCTGGCCCGCGTGAGCTACCAGCTGCTGGACGACGCCGTGACGGCCTGTGAGCGCACCAGCGCGCCGATGGATTTTCCCGACAAGATGATCTTCGTCATCGACCACATCATCGAGGCCCTGCGGAACGACACCCTGATGCTCCGTTTTCTGGAGCGCAGCTTCGTCTGGCCGGGGCTGGACAAGATCGAAGCCTCCGGCGAGGCCGAGCCGCTGATGTGCAAACTGCTCCACGCCATCATGTCCAGCCCCGAAATGGCCGGCCTGACCGAGCGCGAAGTCTATCAGCGCATCACGGCGCTGGGCAGCATGTGCATGTCGGTGTGCTACTCGTCCATCCTCGAAGGCAAACCCGACCACATCGACGCCATGAAACCCGTGCTCTACAACATCATCCGGAAGGCTCTGCAATGA
- a CDS encoding glycoside hydrolase family 1 protein produces MLRHVTLPQGFFLGAASSAWQTEGWNGKKDTQDSYMDLWYKNHKSAWHNGYGPAVATNFHDRYQEDVDLMKQIGLQCYRTSLNWARFLTDYEKVVVDEEYAAYFEKMLDACRAAGVEPMICLEHYELPGELFIKYGGWGSKHVVDLFVRYAEAAFQRFGRKVRYWFAFNEPVVVQTRVYLDSERWPFEQNSQKWMGWNYNKALATNRVMKLFKEGGYRQPGGKFGTIINVEMAYPRSNSAYDREAAEMYDLFYNKVFLDPAIKGEFQPGFFDLLESHGIHVDATPEELKDIKENTMDWVGLNLYHPNRVKGRTTAVNPKAPFHPNFYYEEWDMPGRRMNPFRGWEIGPEIMYDMGIRMRDEYGNMPWFISESGMGVENEQRYRSESGIIQDDYRIDFIKEHLDCAIRAAKEGCNCQGYMLWAFTDNVSPRNAFKNRYGLVEIDLEHNRDRHLKKSAFFYKQTIEQQSFDLEDDSAEYR; encoded by the coding sequence ATGCTCAGACACGTTACTTTGCCGCAGGGGTTCTTTCTGGGTGCGGCCTCCAGCGCATGGCAAACGGAAGGCTGGAACGGCAAAAAGGATACGCAGGATTCTTACATGGATCTGTGGTACAAAAACCATAAAAGTGCATGGCACAACGGCTACGGCCCGGCTGTAGCAACCAACTTCCACGACCGTTATCAGGAAGATGTGGATCTGATGAAGCAGATTGGTCTGCAATGCTACCGCACCTCCTTGAACTGGGCACGGTTCCTGACCGACTACGAAAAGGTGGTTGTGGACGAGGAATATGCTGCTTACTTTGAAAAGATGCTCGATGCCTGCCGCGCGGCAGGCGTGGAGCCTATGATTTGTCTGGAGCACTACGAGCTGCCCGGCGAGCTGTTCATCAAATATGGCGGCTGGGGTTCCAAACACGTCGTTGATCTGTTCGTCCGCTATGCCGAGGCTGCTTTCCAGCGGTTTGGCCGTAAGGTAAGATACTGGTTTGCCTTCAACGAGCCGGTGGTGGTGCAAACCCGCGTTTATCTGGACTCTGAGCGCTGGCCTTTTGAGCAGAACAGCCAGAAGTGGATGGGCTGGAACTATAATAAAGCGCTGGCTACCAACCGCGTGATGAAGCTGTTCAAGGAAGGCGGTTATCGTCAGCCCGGCGGCAAATTTGGCACCATCATCAATGTGGAGATGGCCTACCCCCGCTCCAATTCTGCCTACGACCGCGAAGCTGCGGAAATGTACGATCTGTTCTACAACAAGGTTTTTTTGGATCCCGCCATCAAGGGTGAGTTCCAGCCGGGGTTCTTTGATCTGCTGGAAAGCCACGGTATCCATGTGGACGCAACCCCCGAGGAGCTGAAGGATATCAAGGAAAACACTATGGACTGGGTGGGCTTGAACCTGTATCACCCTAACCGTGTCAAGGGGCGCACCACTGCAGTGAACCCCAAAGCCCCCTTCCACCCCAACTTCTACTATGAAGAGTGGGATATGCCGGGACGCCGTATGAATCCCTTCCGCGGCTGGGAGATTGGTCCCGAGATCATGTATGATATGGGCATTCGGATGCGCGATGAATACGGCAATATGCCTTGGTTCATCTCCGAAAGCGGCATGGGCGTAGAAAACGAGCAACGTTATCGGAGCGAGAGCGGCATCATTCAGGATGATTATCGTATCGATTTCATCAAGGAACATTTGGACTGTGCGATCCGCGCCGCTAAAGAGGGCTGTAACTGCCAGGGTTATATGCTGTGGGCATTTACCGATAACGTAAGCCCCCGCAACGCATTCAAGAACCGCTATGGGTTGGTGGAGATCGATCTGGAGCACAACCGGGATCGTCACCTGAAAAAGAGCGCGTTCTTCTACAAACAGACTATTGAGCAGCAGTCTTTTGATCTGGAGGACGACAGCGCCGAATACCGGTAA
- a CDS encoding HPr family phosphocarrier protein codes for MKEFEYTVQDQLGIHARPAGQIAKLAKAHPDCEISFAKIGGSKTANAARVMALMSLGAKPGDVLHITVEGANEESVTTAMQELLNSEKL; via the coding sequence ATGAAAGAGTTTGAGTATACTGTGCAGGATCAGCTGGGCATCCATGCCAGACCAGCTGGTCAGATTGCAAAGCTTGCCAAGGCACATCCGGATTGCGAGATCAGTTTTGCTAAGATTGGCGGCTCCAAAACAGCAAACGCTGCCCGTGTGATGGCACTGATGAGCCTTGGTGCAAAGCCCGGGGATGTACTGCACATCACGGTAGAAGGTGCCAATGAAGAGTCTGTGACCACGGCAATGCAGGAACTGCTGAACAGCGAAAAATTGTAA
- a CDS encoding metallophosphoesterase, protein MASHYAPRKARFGPLKKIVLGIFQFVLGLAVLLAALWGIFTLIAKHQSFVESYYQVQSDKLTSNVRVVQLSDLHLHEFGDHNAELIERITALKPDIIAITGDMNDKLVDDYSVVTDLCTELVKIAPVYYVPGNHEWPKIVFHNSPIGTDLEAIGVHFLADETETLEVNGNTIAIGGVAEAPASYERYASAYFESFEQLDAFKLLLVHYPEYFLEDGFFSDVPVDLALCGHTHGGMIRIPGIGGLYTPDQGFLPTLTAGLHQIGDTSLIISRGLGDGKGTPVPRINNPPELVIVDINWF, encoded by the coding sequence TTGGCTTCTCATTACGCACCCCGCAAGGCCCGTTTCGGCCCTTTGAAAAAAATCGTCCTGGGCATCTTTCAGTTCGTGTTGGGGCTGGCGGTGCTGCTGGCGGCCCTGTGGGGCATCTTCACCCTTATTGCAAAGCATCAGAGCTTCGTCGAGAGCTACTATCAGGTCCAGTCCGACAAGCTGACCTCGAACGTCCGGGTCGTGCAGCTGTCCGATCTGCATCTGCATGAGTTCGGCGACCACAATGCGGAGCTGATCGAGCGGATCACCGCGCTCAAACCGGACATCATCGCCATCACCGGCGACATGAACGACAAGCTGGTGGACGACTATTCCGTCGTCACCGACCTGTGCACCGAGCTGGTCAAGATCGCGCCGGTGTACTACGTGCCCGGCAACCACGAATGGCCCAAGATCGTTTTTCACAACTCCCCCATCGGGACAGATCTGGAGGCCATCGGCGTCCACTTCCTGGCAGACGAGACTGAGACGCTGGAGGTCAACGGCAACACCATCGCCATCGGCGGCGTGGCCGAAGCACCCGCTTCCTACGAGCGGTACGCCAGTGCATATTTCGAGAGTTTTGAGCAGCTGGATGCCTTCAAGCTGCTGCTGGTCCACTACCCGGAATATTTTCTGGAGGATGGCTTCTTCTCTGACGTGCCGGTCGATCTGGCGCTCTGCGGCCACACCCACGGCGGGATGATCCGCATCCCCGGCATCGGCGGGCTTTACACGCCGGATCAGGGCTTCCTGCCCACGCTGACCGCGGGGCTGCATCAGATCGGCGACACCTCCCTCATCATCAGCCGCGGTCTGGGCGACGGCAAGGGTACGCCGGTCCCCCGCATCAACAATCCGCCGGAGCTGGTCATCGTGGACATCAACTGGTTCTGA
- a CDS encoding PTS sugar transporter subunit IIB: protein MKILLACSAGMSTSLLVNNMKKFADASDVIEARPVRTVPDILDDWDVLLLGPQVRYLEKEYKPLCEQKGKGFGVIPMQTYGRMDGKGCMELARTAAANK from the coding sequence ATGAAGATTCTGTTAGCTTGTTCCGCAGGCATGTCCACCAGTCTGCTGGTCAATAATATGAAAAAGTTTGCCGATGCGTCCGATGTCATCGAGGCACGCCCTGTGCGTACCGTGCCGGATATTTTGGATGACTGGGATGTGCTGCTGCTGGGTCCGCAGGTGCGATATCTGGAAAAGGAATATAAGCCTCTGTGTGAGCAGAAGGGTAAGGGCTTTGGTGTGATCCCTATGCAGACCTATGGTCGCATGGATGGCAAGGGCTGCATGGAACTGGCACGCACGGCCGCTGCCAACAAGTGA
- a CDS encoding XRE family transcriptional regulator, translating into MKGEIAVRYTIRHFDLPLLTFEANMDSADTGLHFIKVYEENRSFLPLNLTVSEDGVERWLRHRAIPKNRAYVDALLSKVGLSLNRPLGIIAANKGLSLNDCFWVDAEGSGDTFEKVNLYDNRFSQVLAVIAFTGYGSSIRTSLASCPEFSTNGMLPKCWRRQNGKIYLYKGGTSGFSNFGFEPYSELYAYQVAQVMGVNAIRYTLTKDLKRTLCSKCELFTSKEYSYIPIGQLVSKGGIKAILAYYQTLGQNFVDALEDMLVFDAIICNTDRHCGNFGVLVDNKTNTIAAPAPLFDHGNSLFSLGGTDLWDNQKAFDEYARTLLPLAYDDFFAAAKSAMKPRHRAMLHKLLDFHFDRRATRYNLPPKRLKMIEKEVQRRARVLLR; encoded by the coding sequence ATGAAAGGAGAAATCGCTGTGCGCTACACCATCCGGCATTTTGATTTGCCGCTGCTTACCTTTGAAGCAAACATGGACAGTGCAGATACTGGCCTCCATTTTATAAAGGTCTACGAAGAAAACCGTTCTTTTCTACCTTTGAATCTGACTGTATCAGAAGATGGTGTAGAACGCTGGCTGCGGCATCGCGCAATTCCGAAGAACCGAGCGTATGTAGACGCTCTGCTCTCTAAGGTGGGGCTTTCTTTGAATCGACCGCTTGGAATTATTGCAGCCAATAAAGGTCTTTCACTCAATGATTGCTTTTGGGTAGATGCAGAGGGCTCCGGTGACACCTTTGAAAAAGTAAATCTTTACGATAACCGATTCAGTCAGGTGCTGGCAGTAATCGCCTTTACAGGATATGGCAGCAGCATACGAACTTCGCTTGCGTCCTGCCCGGAGTTCTCGACCAACGGGATGCTGCCAAAATGCTGGCGCAGACAAAACGGAAAAATCTATCTTTATAAAGGTGGCACGTCAGGGTTCAGCAATTTTGGATTTGAACCGTACTCGGAACTGTATGCTTATCAAGTTGCACAGGTGATGGGCGTGAATGCGATTCGCTACACCCTGACAAAAGATCTGAAAAGGACGCTTTGTTCCAAGTGTGAACTGTTCACCAGCAAAGAATATTCTTATATTCCCATCGGACAGCTTGTGTCCAAAGGCGGAATAAAAGCGATTTTAGCGTATTATCAGACGTTAGGGCAGAACTTTGTGGATGCACTGGAAGATATGCTGGTCTTTGATGCAATCATCTGCAATACAGACCGCCACTGTGGAAATTTTGGTGTGTTGGTAGATAATAAGACCAACACGATTGCGGCACCCGCACCGCTGTTTGACCACGGAAACTCGTTGTTCAGTCTGGGTGGAACGGATCTTTGGGACAACCAGAAAGCATTTGATGAATATGCCCGCACACTGCTTCCGCTTGCATACGATGATTTTTTTGCAGCTGCAAAGAGTGCAATGAAACCTCGTCACCGTGCAATGCTCCATAAGCTGCTGGATTTCCATTTTGACCGTCGGGCAACACGGTATAACCTGCCGCCGAAGCGTCTGAAAATGATTGAGAAAGAGGTTCAGCGCAGAGCAAGAGTGCTTTTAAGGTAA
- a CDS encoding PTS lactose/cellobiose transporter subunit IIA: MSEDMEALYEASFTLIGIAGDSKAESMQAIDCCKQGDFEGARKHLAAADETMVKAHDAQTEMLQQEAEGNPVPVNIILVHAQDHLTMAQVMRDMAEQFMDLYQTVQTLKESK, translated from the coding sequence ATGAGCGAAGATATGGAAGCACTATACGAGGCATCCTTTACCCTGATTGGCATTGCAGGCGATTCCAAGGCGGAAAGTATGCAGGCCATTGATTGCTGCAAGCAGGGAGATTTTGAAGGTGCCCGCAAGCATCTGGCTGCCGCCGATGAGACCATGGTAAAAGCCCACGATGCCCAGACCGAAATGCTGCAGCAGGAGGCCGAAGGCAATCCTGTGCCCGTAAACATCATTCTGGTGCACGCACAGGACCATTTGACCATGGCACAGGTGATGCGCGATATGGCCGAGCAGTTTATGGATCTGTACCAGACGGTGCAGACCCTGAAAGAAAGCAAGTAA